One part of the Rutidosis leptorrhynchoides isolate AG116_Rl617_1_P2 chromosome 1, CSIRO_AGI_Rlap_v1, whole genome shotgun sequence genome encodes these proteins:
- the LOC139886194 gene encoding endoglucanase 11-like, with protein MMMMNIRTPLPVSSHNCCFFILSFFIFFIFTKSTTPSHNYSDALTKSLLYFEAQRSGRLPYNQRVTWRDNSGLTDGLDQGVDLVGGYYDAGDHVKFGLPMAYTVTMLSWSIIEYGDYIARAGELEHAIEAIKWGTDYFIKAHTSPNVLWAEVGDGDTDHYCWQRPEDMTTSRQAYKIDENNPGSDLAGETAAAMAAASIVFKKTNPHYSHLLLHHAQQLFEFGDKYRGKYDESVGVVKNYYTSVSGYKDELLWAAMWLYKATENQGYLSYVIDNADLLGGIGWSITEFSWDVKYAGIQVLASQLLADEKHTKHKDILEQYKSKGEYYICSCLNKNNGTKNNVRFTPGGLIYIRQWNNMQYVSSGAFLTMLYSDLLQKWKRKSLHCHEKEVTPQELLEFSKSQVDYILGSNPLNMSYLVGFGPKFPTRVHHRGASIVSYKENKGFIGCTQGYDNWYGSSDPNPNVVVGALVGGPNHNDQFNDKRGNYMQTEACTYNTAPLVGIFAKLDYLKNENEVLHFSY; from the exons CTTCATCTTTTTTATCTTCACCAAATCTACTACTCCTTCACATAATTACTCCGATGCCCTTACTAAATCCTTACTTTACTTCGAAGCACAACGATCTGGTCGTCTTCCGTACAACCAACGTGTCACGTGGCGCGACAATTCCGGTCTCACCGACGGCCTTGATCAAGGC GTTGATTTGGTGGGAGGATATTACGATGCAGGAGACCACGTGAAGTTCGGTTTACCAATGGCATACACGGTCACAATGCTGTCGTGGAGTATAATCGAATACGGCGACTACATTGCACGTGCCGGGGAGTTGGAACACGCGATTGAGGCCATAAAATGGGGAACTGATTATTTCATTAAAGCTCATACTAGTCCTAATGTGTTATGGGCTGAG GTGGGTGACGGTGATACGGATCACTACTGTTGGCAAAGACCTGAGGATATGACGACATCGAGACAAGCTTATAAGATTGATGAGAATAATCCGGGTTCAGATCTTGCTGGAGAGACTGCGGCTGCCATGGCCGCAGCCTCTATTGTGTTTAAGAAAACGAACCCGCATTATTCTCATTTGTTACTACACCATGCTCAACAG TTATTCGAATTTGGGGACAAATACAGGGGAAAATACGACGAAAGCGTTGGAGTGGTAAAGAATTACTACACATCAGTGAGCGGGTACAAAGATGAACTACTATGGGCCGCGATGTGGTTGTATAAAGCAACGGAGAACCAAGGTTACTTGAGTTATGTGATCGATAATGCTGATTTACTAGGCGGCATTGGGTGGTCCATAACCGAATTCAGTTGGGATGTTAAATATGCCGGTATTCAAGTGCTTGCATCTCAG TTGTTGGCCGACGAAAAGCACACGAAGCACAAGGATATACTAGAACAGTACAAATCGAAAGGGGAGTACTACATTTGTTCATGCCTAAACAAAAACAACGGGACCAAAAATAATGTCCGTTTTACCCCCGGTGGCCTCATATACATTAGACAATGGAACAACATGCAATATGTTTCTTCAGGGGCATTTTTGACAATGTTGTACTCAGATTTACTCCAAAAATGGAAACGAAAATCGCTCCATTGCCATGAAAAAGAAGTAACTCCACAAGAGCTTCTTGAATTTTCAAAATCTCAAGTGGATTATATTTTGGGCTCTAATCCGTTAAACATGAGCTATCTGGTGGGCTTTGGCCCAAAGTTCCCAACTAGGGTACATCATAGAGGTGCATCAATTGTGTCCTATAAAGAGAACAAAGGGTTCATTGGGTGCACTCAGGGTTATGACAATTGGTATGGGTCTAGTGACCCGAACCCAAATGTTGTCGTCGGGGCTTTGGTTGGTGGGCCCAATCATAATGACCAGTTCAACGATAAAAGAGGGAACTACATGCAAACAGAAGCATGTACGTATAATACCGCACCACTTGTTGGCATTTTTGCAAAACTTGATTATTTGAAGAATGAGAATGAGGTTTTACATTTCTCCTATTAA